In the Sulfitobacter pacificus genome, one interval contains:
- a CDS encoding helix-turn-helix domain-containing protein has translation MDDIIIELAATGTFAIAVFGAVFCLMQSREFRVSASFAAFLATVAINNIPDAFRRLIEAEPSSLDAMIDVAVWPSSFFLAPLFWIYVFTLTSSSQQQPQNRLRHFVLPGLAVVLTVLVLLSPPDVQAILSADEPKMDTGWSMAVVLGFGLLQLAVYPQIAVYLFLIWRRLMAFRQRLRDVYASTEEHELRWIYVICGFYALFWLAQTVLLLVVIDAADTAVPPVFINIASLAGLTVVAATVLWGLRQRPPLVPDDDQNTPEPTKGQSPSKYEKSALSAEASHRLGRKLRASMEVDHLHRDPNLSLWALARHIGASPNYVSQTLNEEIGESFFDFVNGYRIAEAKNLLTTTDQSILTITYDVGFNARSSFYNAFKRITGQTPSYFRKNMSRPAGLDDISA, from the coding sequence ATGGATGATATCATCATTGAATTGGCTGCGACCGGCACGTTCGCAATCGCGGTTTTTGGTGCTGTATTTTGCTTGATGCAGTCGAGAGAGTTCCGCGTGAGCGCAAGCTTTGCCGCGTTCCTCGCAACGGTGGCCATCAACAATATTCCTGATGCCTTCAGGCGGTTGATTGAGGCAGAGCCAAGCTCGTTGGACGCAATGATCGATGTCGCGGTCTGGCCGAGCTCATTCTTCCTCGCGCCACTCTTTTGGATCTATGTGTTCACGCTGACATCTTCGTCACAACAACAGCCGCAAAACCGTCTTCGACATTTCGTATTGCCGGGCCTTGCGGTGGTTCTGACCGTGTTGGTGTTACTATCTCCACCAGATGTCCAAGCCATCCTGAGTGCAGATGAACCAAAGATGGACACGGGCTGGAGCATGGCTGTTGTGCTTGGCTTTGGCTTGCTTCAACTCGCTGTGTATCCTCAGATTGCGGTTTACCTTTTCCTGATCTGGCGGCGGTTGATGGCGTTCCGTCAAAGGCTGCGCGACGTCTATGCCAGCACCGAAGAACACGAACTACGCTGGATCTATGTGATTTGCGGGTTTTATGCGTTGTTCTGGCTGGCTCAAACTGTTCTGCTCCTCGTGGTGATTGACGCTGCGGACACGGCGGTGCCGCCTGTCTTCATCAACATTGCGAGCCTCGCGGGTCTGACTGTTGTTGCGGCTACAGTGCTCTGGGGATTGCGGCAACGCCCGCCCTTGGTCCCTGATGATGATCAGAATACACCTGAACCGACCAAGGGTCAGTCACCCAGCAAATACGAAAAGTCAGCGCTGAGTGCTGAGGCATCACATCGACTTGGTCGTAAGCTCCGGGCGTCCATGGAGGTTGACCATCTGCACAGGGATCCAAACCTGTCGCTTTGGGCCTTGGCCCGGCATATCGGCGCATCACCAAACTACGTCTCTCAGACGCTCAACGAAGAGATAGGGGAGAGCTTTTTTGACTTTGTGAATGGGTACCGCATCGCAGAGGCCAAAAATCTGCTAACGACAACCGACCAATCAATTTTGACGATCACCTATGACGTGGGCTTCAACGCACGTTCTTCATTTTATAATGCTTTCAAGCGCATAACTGGCCAAAC
- a CDS encoding serine hydrolase domain-containing protein, with product MNRRKFNSVGLATILAHLPRLTLAETAVSQRHGYQVAAINNGLLTARHNGMAHSQSAVDDETLFQVGSCSKTATALAVMTLVRDGRVDLDMPVNRYLTRWQLPGPRGAVATIAELMSHTAGTTVHGFAGYGPTGKLPTLNDILTGRGVANSDPILAQRRIFGRFRYSGGGTMVLQSLIEDITGTDFATYTTNEVLRPVGASHATFAITPTRPFAYGSYENGQAVEGGYMRHPESAAAGLWATASDLANLFHGVLQALAGTRHAIIPMALAERMVTPVCRKVGLGVFVSAGPTISHEGRNFGFDSIVAADLNTGQVRAAVTNRNGAIESYTEQLLAH from the coding sequence ATGAATCGACGTAAATTTAATTCTGTTGGATTGGCAACGATCTTGGCACACTTGCCGCGTTTGACGTTGGCCGAAACTGCGGTTTCCCAGCGCCACGGCTACCAAGTTGCCGCGATCAATAATGGGCTTCTAACCGCGCGGCATAACGGTATGGCGCACAGTCAAAGCGCAGTTGATGACGAGACGCTGTTTCAGGTGGGCTCGTGCTCGAAGACGGCGACCGCCCTTGCAGTCATGACCCTCGTGCGCGACGGACGTGTCGATCTTGATATGCCAGTCAATCGGTATTTGACGCGCTGGCAATTGCCAGGGCCAAGAGGTGCCGTTGCGACGATTGCTGAACTGATGTCGCATACGGCGGGAACGACGGTTCACGGGTTTGCGGGCTATGGCCCGACAGGCAAGCTCCCGACATTGAACGATATTTTGACCGGGCGTGGCGTTGCAAACTCTGATCCGATCTTGGCGCAACGCAGAATATTCGGACGTTTTAGATACAGCGGAGGTGGTACGATGGTCCTGCAGTCCCTGATCGAAGACATAACAGGCACGGATTTCGCAACCTACACCACGAATGAGGTGCTCAGACCTGTCGGGGCTTCTCATGCGACATTTGCCATCACTCCGACCCGGCCCTTTGCGTATGGATCTTATGAGAACGGTCAGGCGGTCGAAGGTGGTTACATGAGACACCCGGAAAGTGCTGCAGCTGGGCTTTGGGCGACGGCCTCGGACCTTGCGAACCTCTTTCACGGGGTTCTGCAAGCGCTGGCTGGTACCCGTCATGCCATCATCCCCATGGCGTTGGCCGAACGCATGGTGACGCCTGTATGCCGCAAGGTTGGCCTAGGCGTCTTTGTCTCCGCCGGCCCAACGATCTCACATGAAGGGCGCAACTTTGGCTTTGACTCGATTGTGGCCGCCGACCTTAACACTGGTCAGGTCCGCGCGGCGGTCACAAACCGAAATGGCGCGATCGAGAGCTACACAGAGCAACTCTTGGCCCATTAG
- a CDS encoding TetR/AcrR family transcriptional regulator: MSKEKGKREMASDARRKLLMEAAITCFVESGISRTSMRDIAGKAGVSIGNLYNHFPGRDDLIAEIAKMDAADLAGVVAQVAECDTAQNAVDTFVKNYFVYCADPVSAVLTVEITSEALRNPAIENLFSGNRAMLVDTLARTISGCGLEKTRATETSGLVLDTIEGFALRVGLAGKKPRKRDVEALLSFVRSTLPRHDD, translated from the coding sequence ATGAGCAAAGAGAAAGGCAAGCGGGAAATGGCTTCCGACGCGCGGCGGAAGCTTCTGATGGAAGCGGCAATCACCTGTTTTGTCGAAAGCGGGATCTCCCGGACCAGCATGCGCGACATCGCAGGAAAGGCCGGGGTCAGCATCGGCAATCTCTACAACCACTTTCCGGGGCGTGATGATCTGATCGCGGAAATCGCAAAGATGGACGCGGCAGATCTGGCCGGCGTGGTGGCACAGGTCGCAGAATGCGACACCGCACAGAATGCCGTTGATACCTTCGTCAAAAACTACTTTGTCTACTGCGCCGACCCTGTTTCGGCGGTCTTGACGGTCGAGATCACATCGGAGGCCCTGCGCAACCCTGCGATTGAAAATCTGTTCAGCGGCAATCGGGCAATGTTGGTAGACACCCTGGCAAGGACCATCTCCGGGTGCGGACTGGAAAAAACCCGCGCCACTGAAACATCCGGTCTGGTCCTCGATACCATAGAGGGCTTTGCTCTGCGTGTCGGGCTGGCTGGAAAGAAGCCGCGCAAGCGGGATGTCGAGGCGCTGCTGTCGTTCGTGCGCAGTACGTTGCCGCGCCACGACGACTGA
- a CDS encoding alpha/beta hydrolase family protein — translation MLVLFGVGLIFTFSRLGDFELPQDNQQTVAFSQGGNTLEGTLITASGDGPVVLLVHGDGPQDRWSSGGYLPLVNTLLDAGISVFSWDKPGVGTSTGNWLHQSMNDRADETLAAIEALRQLQGAGQRPIGLLGFSQAGWVLPHVPALTDDVSFLLLMGGAINWQSQGRYYATIRLEREGKTPAEIATELTRQAKAHRVWFGDDATYDEYLAAERSAGQREDSTLSKDRFLFARLNHHEDARSDIAGLTLPVLVLSGADDLNADPQETVSAYRSLLNGVHTQSRFHIVPDATHSLLSARRYNYQRLDQWPFTTQARFLLSGRNAYADGVLKTATDWIVEVSTATHKN, via the coding sequence ATGCTGGTCCTGTTCGGTGTCGGGCTGATCTTCACATTTTCACGGCTCGGGGACTTCGAGCTACCGCAGGACAACCAGCAGACCGTGGCGTTCTCTCAGGGCGGCAACACATTGGAAGGCACGCTGATCACCGCGTCGGGCGATGGCCCTGTCGTGCTGCTGGTCCATGGCGACGGGCCGCAAGACCGTTGGTCCAGCGGTGGCTATCTGCCGCTCGTTAACACTCTGCTGGATGCGGGGATTTCAGTATTCAGCTGGGACAAACCCGGCGTTGGCACGTCCACGGGCAACTGGCTGCACCAATCCATGAACGACCGCGCGGACGAAACTCTCGCGGCGATCGAAGCGCTCCGGCAATTGCAGGGGGCCGGTCAGCGGCCCATCGGCCTGCTGGGATTTTCACAAGCAGGCTGGGTCTTGCCGCACGTGCCAGCGCTGACAGATGATGTATCGTTTTTACTCCTGATGGGCGGCGCGATTAACTGGCAGTCTCAAGGCCGCTACTACGCAACCATCCGACTGGAACGAGAAGGCAAGACGCCAGCCGAAATTGCGACAGAGCTGACACGGCAGGCGAAAGCGCACCGTGTCTGGTTCGGGGACGACGCGACATATGATGAATATCTGGCAGCAGAACGCTCCGCCGGTCAGCGGGAGGACAGCACTCTATCCAAAGACAGATTCCTCTTTGCCCGACTGAACCATCACGAGGATGCCCGCAGCGATATTGCTGGACTCACCCTGCCAGTGCTGGTGTTGTCCGGGGCCGATGACCTGAACGCAGATCCGCAGGAGACGGTCTCAGCCTACAGGTCTCTGCTGAACGGGGTGCATACGCAGAGCAGGTTCCACATTGTGCCGGACGCCACCCATTCGCTGCTCTCGGCAAGACGGTACAACTATCAACGCCTCGATCAATGGCCCTTCACGACACAGGCAAGATTCCTTTTGTCGGGTCGCAATGCCTATGCGGATGGTGTTCTGAAAACCGCGACAGACTGGATTGTCGAAGTTTCAACGGCCACGCACAAAAACTAG